Below is a genomic region from Brassica oleracea var. oleracea cultivar TO1000 chromosome C9, BOL, whole genome shotgun sequence.
AACTCTCGTTTCTTTAACCTTGCAGCTTCAGCAACCTCGCTGAGACTCAGAGTGTCTCTACCATACTTTAAAGTCTCTTTCAACTGATCATACCGGTGCGATAGTGAACTCAATAACAAGGATGGCTTGTACCTCCTCAGACACCTCTACTTGTAGATTGTTGAGGTCTGCCAGCAGTTTCCGAAAGTCATCAACATTCTCGTCGATGCTCTTGGAATCAGAGACATCTTGAATATAGAACCTTAGCTGAAGGTAAATTCTATTCGGCAAAGATGTCTCCATGTACAGCTTGTTCAGTAGACCACATTGATGCGGCTGTCTCGCAGTGTGTAATACGTAGGACTTTATTACCTACGTTCAACACTATCAAGTCTTTTGCCTTCTCAGAATTTTCGAACTTGATTGGATCTATACCTGTAACTGTCTCTACTTTTCCTGCTAGTTCCTTCTGTGGATCTTTCATAGCTTTCGTAAGCTCTTTCTTTGCCGTTGGTGGATCCTTTAGCAGCTTCTCATCATCAAGAATACTATTCAAACTCAGTACACCGAAGTGTGCCAACATCCTGACCTTCCACAACGAAAAATCTCCAGTACCATCAAACATGTCCACTTCAATCCGTGAGTTGGACATGCTGACCTTCCTCTTAGCTTAGATTAAACACACGCCTTTGACCTGAGCTATGATACCACTTTGTTACGATTTCAGTCGTGTGAATCTCAAACCTAAGCAATCGACTTGTTACTTGTAAGTTAAGCTTAATGAACACAAGCAACTTTAACGAGTTCCCAGCCTCTAACCAGTACGTCTCGTGGGAGAACTCTTGCTCCCGAAATCCACTAGATCAATAAGATTTTACAAGAACCAATCACTTATAGAACCGTGATGGTTTAGAAACACCAAGAAGACACAATTAATCACAAGGCCTTTAATCTAGAACATTATGAGCTCAACAATGTTCTCTTATACTAATGGCTTTGTCTCTCTTGTGCAACTTGTTTCTCTCTGAAGCTTGATCTCTTGCGGCTGAAAAAGAAGAACCATTTCTTGTACTTGACCTAACGCACCTGTTATGTTGCACTTAATCTAATGGCCTTCATCGGCTAAGCCCATAAATTGTCTGCACGCAACTTGTGTAAGCCGGCCTAACGTTGAACAAGTCTAATGGGCTTTGATGAAGCCTCACCATCTATATCTCTTCTATGGATCATTTTCTTTTGATTCCTTGCGTGGGATAGATCGATCTGTAGTCCTGGGATAGTTGATCTAGTGTCAAAATGACTGCTATAAATTTCTGGATCGACCGATCTAGTGCCTTCAACAAATTCTTGATATTAAGCACTAGATTGATCTTTACCATGGTGCTATTATGTTTCTTGCACGAGATTGACCGATCCATAGATCAAAGATGTGGCGATCGTGTGTTAAATTGACGATAATCAAAATTCTAGATAGACTGATCTAATGCCTCTGGCAGATTTTTGATATTGAGCATTGGATCGGAAGTTATGTTCTTTTTTTTTTTTTTGCTTTTTTTGGGCTTCTTCTCATTCTTCTTTGGCGCAGGAACAACTAAAACCACCATCTCGCTCTTTCATCCATCCATATGTAATAAATCATATGATCCTTCCCACATTTCAACTTCATTTAATTTCAATGCTCTCTTTAAGCTCAAAGCTCTCATCTATTCGCGTCATTTCGTAACAAACAAACCCGTAATCTGTAAAATCACTAAAGCACACCAAAAGACCACAAAAAAAGACTGAATCACATAGTAAAACCAATCAATCTCGATCAAAATCCAAAGTAAAAAACAATTTAAGTACAGCTCATCAATACTCCGTCCACGATGAATATTGAGTAATGCAGCATTACTAATGCTTTAGAAAAGCTGTCAAAAGGTCCTTAAAGTAATCAACGGAATTGGCCTTAAGGCACGAATTAGAGTGGCACATTTTAGAGACTCGGATAAAGATTTGACAGTAGCTTCTGCTGCATTCTTCCTCACTAAAACACGCTCATCCCTCACTTTAGATTGGCCGATATAAATTCAGGCAGGGTATTAAGAGACTCCGCAAGCCCGTCTCCAACATCAACTATTTTTTTTTTAAAATAAACAATATGTAAATCCAATATTGCTTTGGTTGACCTCTTAGGGATTTGATTATAAGTATTCGTTCAATACTACGTAACTTGATTCTTATTTTCTTACTACTTAAAGCAGGATCCATTATGTCTGGGGAACTTGTGTCATTTGCAATAGAAAAGCTATGGGACCTACTGAGCCATGAATACGAACAATTTCAGGGAGTTGAAGATCAAGATAATGAGCTAAAAACTGATTTAAACACATTAAAGTCATTTTTGAAAGATGCAAACGCAAAAAAGCATACAAGTGAAGTGGTGAGAAGCTTTGTGGAAAGGATCAATGAGATTGTTCTTGACGCTGAAGATACAATTGAACGCACTATTCTGAAAGATGTACTCGGACGTGGTAGCATCGGAAGACTTGCGTGCATTGCTCCGAAACGCATGAAGATTGCATCAGAAATTGGAAGCTTAACTAAGACGATCAAGAAAGCAGTTCGTGATATGAACGATTTTGAGGTACACCAGAGAATTGACGATGTAAAGGATCCACAACCTTCTCAACAAAGACAAGAATTTCCTAAAATTCACGAAGGAAATCTTGTGGAGATGGAAGCAAATGTTAAGACATTACTAGGATATTTGGTGGAGGGAGATGATATTCAAGTTGTTTCCATAACCGGGATGGGTGGTCTTGGGAAAACCACCCTTGCTAGACAAGTTTTTCATGACAACCTTGTTAAAAAGAAGTTTGATAGACTCGCATGGGTCTGTGTTTCCCAAGTTTGTGATCATATCAAAGTGTGGCAAGCAATCTTGCAGAATTTCAGATCCAAAGAACAGCAAAAGGAAATCCAGAAGATGACAAAAGCTGCCCTCCAAGGCGAACTCTTTGAACTGTTAGAAACATCAAACTCGTTAATCGTATTAGATGACATATGGAATAAAGAAGATTGGGACTTGATCAAGCGAATATTTCCACACAAAGCAGGTGATAACCTCATATGTTATGGTACAAATATAACTCATTATGTTTTTTTGTGTTATATTACTATATAATAGCCAAAGGGTAAATGTTTTACAGGTTCGAAGGTGCTACTTACTTCTCGAAATGAACGAGTCGCAAGACCTGGAGAAACATATATAGACTTTAAACCAGAATGCCTATCTGATCAAGACAGTTGGACACTTTTCAAAAGTATAGCGATGCCCAGAAAAGATGCATCTGGTAAGAATTCAAATTAATGTTTTGGAATGATCGCAAGACATCAGATAACTTATTATGTAGTCAAAAAAAAAAAGAAAAAGATAACTTATTATCACATATTAATAAAATATTATTTTTGACCCAAAAAAATGAAATATTATTTTTTTGTTTTATAATTTGGCAGAAATGACTCCAGATGATGAGGAGGTGGAAAAGATGGAAAAGATGGGAAAGAAAATGATGGAACATTGTCGAGGATTGCCTTTGGCTATCAGAGTGTTAGGAGGATTGCTGGCTGAGAAATACACAATTCACAACTGGGAACGGTTATCTTTGAATGTTGGATCTCATCTCGTTGGTAGAACCAGTGACGACAACAATAATTCGCTTAACCATATATTGTCTCTAAGCTTTGAAGAGTTGCCTGTTTATCTGAAGCTTTGCTTCCTCTACCTGGCCCATTTTCCAGAAGATTATGAGATAAATGTTGAAGATCTGTCTTATTACTGGGCTGCAGAACGAATACTTGAGTATGGAACTAGAGACCGCATTCGAGATGTTGGAGATAATTACTTTTGGGAGTTGGTGAGAAGAAATATGGTTATATCCGAAATAGACAAAACCACTGGGAGATTTGAGACATGCCGTTT
It encodes:
- the LOC106317523 gene encoding probable disease resistance protein RXW24L, whose protein sequence is MSGELVSFAIEKLWDLLSHEYEQFQGVEDQDNELKTDLNTLKSFLKDANAKKHTSEVVRSFVERINEIVLDAEDTIERTILKDVLGRGSIGRLACIAPKRMKIASEIGSLTKTIKKAVRDMNDFEVHQRIDDVKDPQPSQQRQEFPKIHEGNLVEMEANVKTLLGYLVEGDDIQVVSITGMGGLGKTTLARQVFHDNLVKKKFDRLAWVCVSQVCDHIKVWQAILQNFRSKEQQKEIQKMTKAALQGELFELLETSNSLIVLDDIWNKEDWDLIKRIFPHKAGSKVLLTSRNERVARPGETYIDFKPECLSDQDSWTLFKSIAMPRKDASEMTPDDEEVEKMEKMGKKMMEHCRGLPLAIRVLGGLLAEKYTIHNWERLSLNVGSHLVGRTSDDNNNSLNHILSLSFEELPVYLKLCFLYLAHFPEDYEINVEDLSYYWAAERILEYGTRDRIRDVGDNYFWELVRRNMVISEIDKTTGRFETCRLHDLMRDICLFKAKEENFLHTVGVRSPTSHYQSRRFVSHDPTTLNVEKDISNPKVRSLVVFWKSDLYSLLAEDNLFRVVPEDTSINTFDKKDGALWSLSDLGLTRLELLRVLHLPGAKFEKRKLSDSIGELIHLRYLNLEGAWVSHLPSSLQNLKLLIYLNLNVIGRSHLLTHTYLLGMEELRYLALPRDMRSKRKLELKHLVNLVTLINFSTKYCHLEDLGGMAELRTLGIKITDEISLETLSASIHGLRHLENLDIVYEGAKGTKEGRVPMGTNKWSTLLEFDNLNKLKLSTNIQLLSDELQFPSRLTSLYLFGSGLKEDPMLILEKLVHLKEVKLGSGSFSGRRMVCSRGGFPQLQKLYLGEELKEWIVEEGSMPLLYTLSINNCQKLKEFPDGLPFITSLKYLRVERGMEEKIVRRRRRLLQSPTHPFC